A genomic stretch from Juglans microcarpa x Juglans regia isolate MS1-56 chromosome 3S, Jm3101_v1.0, whole genome shotgun sequence includes:
- the LOC121256950 gene encoding dirigent protein 23-like, with protein sequence MAGTAKLADLVLLIFSLGMAMPLVHSNLEDPKEVDKWLQKFQYAKEKVSRLHFYFHDTPSGKNPSAVRVAQAPITEKSPTLFGLVNIFDDPLTEGPEPTSRLVGRAQGLYGSAGQQEVGLLVAMNLVFTAGRLNGSGITILGRNAALQPHREMPIIGGTGVFRLARGFAIAKTHYMNFTSAIVEYNVVAIHY encoded by the coding sequence ATGGCAGGGACGGCAAAACTAGCAGATCTAGTTCTATTGATTTTCTCCCTAGGCATGGCCATGCCACTGGTGCACAGCAACCTTGAAGACCCAAAAGAAGTTGATAAATGGCTCCAAAAATTCCAATATGCCAAAGAAAAGGTATCCCGGCTCCATTTTTACTTTCACGACACCCCATCAGGTAAAAACCCTAGTGCAGTACGAGTAGCACAGGCACCAATCACTGAGAAATCACCCACCTTGTTTGGGCTGGTTAACATTTTTGATGATCCACTAACAGAAGGACCTGAACCCACTTCCAGGCTGGTGGGTCGAGCTCAGGGGCTTTATGGGTCTGCTGGCCAGCAAGAGGTAGGTCTACTTGTGGCCATGAATCTTGTTTTCACCGCTGGGAGGTTGAATGGTAGCGGCATTACCATTTTGGGCAGAAATGCAGCGTTGCAACCCCACCGCGAAATGCCAATCATAGGTGGGACTGGTGTTTTTCGGTTGGCTCGTGGATTTGCGATAGCAAAGACACACTATATGAATTTTACCTCGGCTATCGTCGAGTATAATGTTGTGGCTATACATTATTGA
- the LOC121258119 gene encoding chaperone protein dnaJ 11, chloroplastic-like: protein MASTASLYEVLGIPMSASCHEIKAAYRRLARMCHPDVVAIGRKETSANEFMKIHAAYSTLSDPDKRACYDREIYRHRRGHYGSSALTSATAMRTAMSGFAACTKRNWETDQCW from the coding sequence ATGGCTTCCACTGCATCACTGTACGAGGTTCTTGGGATCCCCATGAGCGCGAGTTGCCACGAGATCAAAGCTGCCTATAGAAGGCTGGCAAGAATGTGCCACCCTGATGTGGTGGCCATTGGCCGGAAGGAAACATCGGCCAACGAGTTCATGAAGATCCATGCAGCGTATTCGACGCTTTCCGACCCCGACAAGCGTGCTTGTTACGATAGAGAAATTTATAGGCATCGTCGAGGGCATTATGGTTCTTCGGCGCTGACATCGGCAACGGCCATGAGGACGGCGATGTCGGGGTTTGCGGCATGTACTAAGAGGAACTGGGAGACCGATCAGTGTTGGTAA
- the LOC121256949 gene encoding translocase of chloroplast 120, chloroplastic-like, which produces MDFVMGNGVDIGDGSQVGEETSVEVGVSQEGIVERVVVGSSELKDLDGEEVFWEAMSEPKIFPEQLEESDSRYCGSGGGSGHVEVIGETGLQVVDENPNAKIEAERFDEASCVPSVEALTIIEDKVDLVGGKIVDGAVVFEVGTEKEMETDRYSGSREVFDSGENGADGLSEVGSGGEVDIRSDLGIEKSGNRDFNNLTSEQIPVDEKSENGGDKVGGFFIKSLQETELSKEILNEDGNGEQLKDDNLRIECQDIESRELKDATAVIALNHEDDSSGISYCSGNVKQCQAGVESEYHVETCVLKDVSDDQHTLMEESSVTSVIGGSLSAEMSKTESAGNSLGNENHLRAEDTGVFQLMRADEDDHEVSNNHAEETPTKEDNAAQEERRAQVNGDQEIQPAPEPTSSSEKSTNPAPPALPARPAGLGRSAPLLEPAPRVVQQPRVNGSVSSMQSQQVEDSTNGETEEYDETREKLQMIRVKFLRLAHRLGQTPHNVVVAQVLYRLGLAEQLRGRNGGRVGAFSFDRASAMAEQLEAAGQEPLDFSCTIMVLGKTGVGKSATVNSIFDEVKFGTDAFHLGTKKVQDVVGTVQGIKVRIIDTPGLLPSLSDQTQNEKMLHSVKQFIKKTPPDIVLYLDRLDMQSRDLSDMPLLHTITEIFGPSIWFNAIVVLTHAASAPPDGPNGTASSYDMFVTQRSHVVQQAIRQAAGDMRLMNPVSLVENHSACRTNRAGQRVLPNGQVWKPHLLLLSFASKILAEANTLLKLQDSPTGKPFPNRTRAPPLPFLLSSLLQSRPQLKLPEEQFGDGDDFDDDLDESSDSDEESEFDELPPFKRLTKAQEARLSKSQKKEYFDELEYREKLFMKKQLKEEKKRRKIMKKMASSTKGLPNDLSKDEEESGSAAAVPIPLPDYALPASFDSDNPTHRYRHLDSSHQWLVRPVLDTHGWDHDVGYEGINVERLFVVKEKIPLSFSGQVTKDKKDANVQLEAVSSIKHGEGKATSLGFDMQTVGKDLAYTLRSETRFCNFRKNKATAGLSVTLLGDALSAGLKVEDKLIANKRFQLVMTGGAMRARGDVAYGGSLEAQLRDKDYPLGRSLSTLGLSVMDWHGDLAIGCNLQSQIPIGRSSNLIARVNLNNRGAGQASIRLNSSEQIQLALVGLIPLLRKLHGHLQQLSSE; this is translated from the coding sequence ATGGATTTTGTGATGGGAAATGGGGTTGATATTGGTGATGGTTCCCAAGTGGGAGAGGAGACAAGTGTGGAAGTTGGGGTTTCTCAAGAGGGAATAGTGGAGAGGGTTGTGGTGGGCTCTTCTGAATTGAAGGATTTGGATGGTGAAGAGGTCTTTTGGGAGGCAATGAGCGAACCAAAGATTTTTCCAGAGCAGTTAGAGGAATCTGATTCCAGGTATTGTGGTTCTGGTGGTGGAAGTGGGCATGTTGAGGTGATTGGCGAAACGGGTTTGCAGGTGGTTGATGAGAATCCAAATGCTAAAATTGAGGCTGAGAGGTTTGATGAGGCGAGTTGTGTTCCAAGTGTGGAGGCACTGACGATTATTGAAGATAAGGTGGATTTGGTTGGTGGGAAGATTGTTGATGGGGCTGTGGTTTTTGAGGTAGGGACTGAAAAAGAGATGGAGACTGACAGATACAGTGGGTCAAGGGAGGTTTTTGATAGTGGAGAAAATGGTGCAGATGGTTTGTCTGAAGTTGGTTCTGGTGGTGAAGTGGATATAAGATCTGATCTAGGGATCGAAAAGTCTGGAAATAgggattttaataatttgactTCAGAACAAATTCCTGTAGATGAGAAATCAGAAAATGGAGGGGATAAGGTGGGGGGATTTTTCATTAAGTCTCTTCAAGAAACAGAATTGAGTAAGGAGATTCTGAATGAAGACGGTAATGGTGAGCAACTGAAGGATGATAACTTACGTATTGAATGTCAGGACATTGAGAGCAGGGAACTGAAGGATGCTACTGCTGTTATTGCTCTAAACCACGAGGACGATTCCAGTGGTATCAGTTATTGCAGTGGGAATGTAAAACAGTGTCAAGCTGGAGTTGAATCTGAGTATCATGTAGAAACTTGTGTACTGAAAGATGTTTCAGATGATCAGCACACACTCATGGAGGAAAGTTCAGTGACGTCTGTGATTGGAGGCTCACTGTCCGCCGAAATGTCTAAGACTGAAAGTGCTGGAAATTCTCTGGGTAATGAAAATCATTTGAGAGCAGAAGACACTGGGGTTTTTCAACTTATGCGTGCTGATGAAGATGATCATGAAGTTTCGAACAACCACGCTGAGGAGACTCCAACAAAGGAAGATAATGCCGCACAAGAGGAGCGAAGAGCTCAAGTTAATGGAGACCAGGAGATACAGCCAGCACCAGAGCCTACTTCTTCGTCTGAAAAGTCTACAAATCCTGCTCCTCCTGCACTTCCTGCACGCCCTGCTGGCCTTGGACGTTCAGCCCCGCTATTGGAACCTGCACCCCGGGTGGTTCAGCAGCCTCGTGTCAATGGTTCTGTATCTTCTATGCAAAGCCAACAAGTTGAGGATTCCACTAATGGGGAGACTGAGGAGTATGATGAGACTCGTGAAAAACTCCAGATGATAAGGGTGAAATTTTTACGGCTTGCTCATAGGCTTGGACAGACACCCCATAATGTTGTTGTGGCTCAGGTTTTGTACAGATTGGGATTAGCTGAGCAGTTGCGAGGGAGAAATGGGGGCCGTGTTGGTGCCTTCAGCTTTGACCGTGCAAGTGCAATGGCAGAGCAGCTTGAGGCAGCAGGTCAGGAACCACTTGACTTCTCATGTACAATTATGGTTCTTGGTAAGACTGGAGTTGGCAAAAGTGCAACCGTCAATTCAATATTTGATGAAGTTAAGTTCGGCACTGATGCCTTCCACCTGGGTACAAAGAAGGTGCAGGATGTTGTGGGAACGGTGCAGGGGATAAAGGTACGGATAATTGACACCCCAGGGCTGCTCCCTTCCTTGTCAGACCAGACTCAGAATGAGAAGATGCTCCACTCTGTTAAGCAATTTATTAAGAAAACTCCTCCAGATATAGTACTGTATCTTGATCGGTTGGACATGCAGAGCAGGGATTTGAGCGATATGCCACTCTTGCACACCATCACTGAAATATTTGGACCATCAATATGGTTCAATGCAATTGTGGTTTTGACTCATGCAGCGTCTGCTCCACCCGATGGCCCAAATGGTACCGCTTCTAGTTATGACATGTTTGTGACACAACGTTCTCACGTTGTCCAGCAAGCCATTCGTCAGGCAGCAGGAGATATGCGGCTTATGAATCCTGTTTCTTTAGTGGAAAACCATTCCGCATGCAGAACAAATCGGGCTGGGCAGAGAGTGCTGCCAAATGGTCAGGTTTGGAAACCTCATTTATTGCTCCTCTCTTTTGCATCAAAGATTCTGGCAGAAGCAAACACACTTTTGAAGTTGCAAGATAGTCCCACTGGAAAGCCTTTTCCAAATCGAACAAGAGCACCTCCTTTACCTTTCCTTCTCTCATCCCTTCTTCAATCAAGGCCACAGTTGAAGCTACCTGAAGAGCAGTTTGGTGATGGGgatgattttgatgatgatCTGGATGAGTCTTCAGATTCTGACGAGGAATCAGAATTTGATGAGTTGCCACCATTTAAACGCTTGACTAAGGCCCAAGAGGCAAGGCTCTCTAAATCTCAGAAGAAGGAATATTTTGATGAGTTGGAGTATAGGGAAAAGCTTTTTATGAAGAAACAGttgaaggaagagaaaaagagacgGAAAATAATGAAGAAGATGGCTTCTTCAACAAAGGGTCTGCCAAATGATTTGAGTaaggatgaagaagaaagtgGCAGTGCAGCAGCTGTGCCAATTCCCTTGCCAGATTATGCCTTACCTGCTTCGTTTGATTCTGATAATCCCACTCATCGGTATCGCCATCTCGATTCATCCCACCAGTGGCTTGTAAGGCCTGTTCTAGACACCCATGGTTGGGATCATGATGTTGGTTATGAAGGCATAAATGTAGAAAGATTGTTTGTGGTTAAAGAAAAAATACCCTTATCTTTTTCTGGTCAGGTTACAAAGGATAAGAAGGATGCTAATGTCCAACTGGAAGCAGTCAGTTCAATAAAGCATGGGGAAGGGAAAGCAACTTCGTTAGGTTTTGATATGCAAACTGTTGGAAAGGATTTAGCTTATACTCTACGCAGCGAGAcaaggttttgtaattttaggaAGAACAAGGCAACTGCTGGCCTCTCAGTTACTCTATTGGGTGATGCCTTGTCAGCTGGATTGAAAGTTGAAGACAAATTGATTGCTAATAAACGATTCCAGTTGGTTATGACTGGCGGAGCAATGAGAGCTCGTGGCGATGTTGCTTATGGTGGTAGTTTGGAGGCTCAGTTGAGAGATAAGGATTATCCTCTTGGTCGTTCTCTATCAACTCTTGGGCTTTCCGTCATGGATTGGCATGGTGATCTTGCTATTGGTTGTAATTTACAGTCCCAGATCCCCATAGGACGGTCTTCAAACTTGATTGCTCGTGTCAATCTGAATAACAGGGGGGCAGGACAAGCCAGCATTCGCTTAAATAGTTCGGAACAGATTCAACTAGCTTTGGTCGGCCTCATTCCTCTTCTCAGAAAGCTACATGGTCACCTTcaacaattgtctagtgaatGA
- the LOC121258194 gene encoding LOW QUALITY PROTEIN: U6 small nuclear RNA (adenine-(43)-N(6))-methyltransferase (The sequence of the model RefSeq protein was modified relative to this genomic sequence to represent the inferred CDS: inserted 1 base in 1 codon), which translates to MPSKKKRRRQPERPMLHPRNKYSENPPDFALLASLYPSFQPFVFYTRDGRPRIDWTDFNATRELTRVLLLHDHGLQWWIPDGQLCXTVPNRSNYIHWIEDLLASDIIVRNNDSNENVRGFDIGTGANCIYPLLGASLLGWSFVGSDFTNIALEWARKNAKNNAHISQLIEIRKVESCDDNSVEELHDGELLSCESKTESSARKVREEAVPLLLTSFDPLADANKRYHGPPVLLGVVRDGEKFDFCMCNPPFFETMEEAGLNPKTSCGGTPEEMICPGGEKAFITRIIEDSAVLNQSFRWYTSMVGRKSNLKSLISKLREVGVTIVKTTEFVQGQTCRWGLAWSFVPPVRKIVSPHVAEKNIISFMLEGLQRQFSAIHVLQSIESFFRTCGASSELNASSFTVDITASNDHCKAILNNELQAIDEGTSCEHVLETSNSSSSLHPHSNGVGFRISVYQQIPGTLLVKGSLQHRDNPVSGAFSLIIQRLEEDLKYKFCR; encoded by the exons ATGCCGagcaagaagaagaggaggaggcaGCCGGAGCGACCCATGCTCCATCCCAGAAACAAGTACTCGGAAAACCCACCCGATTTCGCGCTCTTGGCCTCCCTCTACCCTTCCTTCCAGCCCTTCGTCTTCTACACCCGCGATGGTCGCCCCAGAATCGACTGGACCGACTTTAACGCCACCCGAGAGCTCACCCGTGTTCTCCTCCTCCACGACCATGGCCTCCAGTG GTGGATTCCTGACGGGCAGCTCT CTACAGTGCCCAACAGATCCAATTATATCCATTGGATCGAAGATCTTCTCGCATCTGACATCATTGTCAGGAATAATGACAGTAATGAAAATGTGAGGGGTTTTGATATAGGAACTGGAGCTAACTGCATTTACCCCCTTCTTGGTGCATCTCTTCTTGGGTGGAGTTTTGTGGGGTCAG ACTTCACCAACATTGCACTAGAGTGGGCTAGgaaaaatgctaaaaataatGCACATATTTCACAACTTATTGAAATTAGAAAGGTTGAAAGTTGTGACGATAATTCAGTGGAAGAGTTACATGATGGTGAGTTGCTCTCTTGCGAAAGCAAAACAGAGTCGAGTGCAAGAAAGGTTAGGGAGGAAGCGGTTCCTTTGCTCTTAACTTCATTTGATCCGCTTGCTGATGCAAACAAGAGGTATCATGGGCCACCTGTACTTCTTGGTGTGGTAAGGGACGGGGAGAAGTTTGACTTCTGCATGTGTAATCCTCCATTTTTTGAAACCATGGAGGAAGCGGGACTGAATCCAAAAACTTCTTGTGGTGGCACTCCAGAGGAGATGATTTGTCCTGGTGGAGAGAAGGCTTTTATAACCCGTATTATTGAAGATAGTGCTGTTTTGAACCAGTCTTTTCG gtgGTACACTTCAATGGTTGGGAGAAAGTCAAACCTCAAATCTCTTATATCGAAGCTTCGGGAGGTTGGGGTCACCATAGTAAAGACTACTGAATTTGTCCAAGGCCAAACATGTCGATGGGGGCTTGCTTGGTCCTTTGTCCCTCCAGTGAGGAAGATAGTATCACCGCATGTGGCTGAgaagaatataatttctttcatGCTTGAG GGGCTTCAACGCCAATTCAGTGCAATCCATGTATTGCAATCAATTGAGTCTTTCTTCCGTACTTGTGGTGCATCCTCTGAATTGAATGCCTCCTCATTTACAGTTGAT ATTACCGCATCGAATGACCACTGTAAAGCAATACTTAACAATGAGTTACAAGCTATTGATGAAGGTACAAGTTGTGAACATGTGCTAGAGACATCTAATAGTTCAAGCAGTCTGCACCCTCATTCAAATGGCGTAGGTTTTCGCATTTCG GTTTATCAGCAAATCCCGGGTACATTACTGGTGAAAGGATCACTACAGCATAGAGATAACCCAGTCTCAG GAGCATTCTCATTGATAATTCAAAGACTAGAGGaagatttgaaatataaattttgtagatGA